Proteins encoded in a region of the Haloglomus salinum genome:
- a CDS encoding SDR family NAD(P)-dependent oxidoreductase encodes MASTRLADRTVLITGAGSGIGRETTIRCAEEGANVIATDVDTNGGQETVDMVREADPDGIVEFEKLDVTDKERFQEVADETADQYGLDCVVNNAGTGHPPANVEDVSDGTFEYVMDVNLRGVWNGCHTTLPHLKEGDDDAAIVNVSSLAGFLGFPQQSVYSLTKGAVLNFSRAVAAEAGYAGVRCNAVCPGFTDTPLGRQYFETKGDPEKAMEKAAKQYPLKRLGEPNEIAEPILFLLSEDASWISGHGLVVDGGFSIT; translated from the coding sequence ATGGCATCCACACGACTCGCCGACAGGACCGTCCTCATCACGGGGGCAGGGTCGGGTATCGGCCGCGAAACCACCATCCGCTGTGCCGAGGAGGGGGCCAACGTCATCGCCACCGACGTGGACACGAACGGTGGGCAGGAGACCGTCGACATGGTCCGCGAGGCCGACCCCGACGGCATCGTGGAGTTCGAGAAGCTGGACGTGACGGACAAGGAGCGGTTCCAGGAGGTCGCCGACGAGACCGCCGACCAGTACGGGCTGGACTGCGTCGTCAACAACGCCGGCACCGGCCACCCGCCCGCCAACGTCGAGGACGTGAGCGACGGCACGTTCGAGTACGTGATGGACGTGAACCTCCGGGGCGTCTGGAACGGCTGTCACACGACGCTCCCCCACCTGAAGGAGGGCGACGACGACGCGGCCATCGTCAACGTCTCCTCGCTCGCGGGCTTCCTCGGCTTCCCGCAGCAGTCGGTCTACTCGCTGACGAAGGGGGCCGTCCTCAACTTCAGCCGCGCCGTGGCCGCCGAAGCCGGCTACGCCGGCGTCCGCTGTAACGCGGTCTGTCCGGGCTTCACGGACACGCCGCTGGGCCGCCAGTACTTCGAGACGAAGGGCGACCCGGAGAAGGCGATGGAGAAGGCGGCGAAGCAGTACCCGCTGAAGCGCCTGGGCGAACCCAACGAGATTGCCGAACCCATCCTGTTCCTGCTGAGCGAGGACGCCTCCTGGATCTCCGGGCACGGCCTGGTCGTGGACGGGGGGTTCTCCATCACGTAA
- a CDS encoding alanine racemase gives MTGANRRDVQTYDAYRTALADVPLPAAFVDLDALERNVETVQDRAAGTRVRVASKSVRCREILDRVTDAAGIRGLMCYTGREAAHLHEHGFDDLLVAYPVLDRAELDPAADAVAAGADVTLMVDCDEHVARAAAAARDAGIEFDLCIDVDMSTEHLTQWFGVKRSGVRSPETALDLAATIDTTEGVALAGIMGYDAQIAGLPDRDPSNSAALNAVIRRLKGRSKPELRKRRQDVARALDDEYGIPLVNGGGTGSVEFTVADPWVTEVTVGSGFYAPRLFDWYDRFQHEPAAGYAIEVTREPDPSIYTCRGGGYVASGPPGEDKAPAPELPAGAELLDEEGAGEVQTPVRYDGPVDLDYGDPIVMRHAKAGELCRSFRELHLVRGDEVVETVPTYRGDETCFL, from the coding sequence GTGACCGGTGCCAATCGACGGGACGTGCAGACGTACGACGCGTACCGGACGGCGCTGGCCGACGTGCCGCTCCCGGCGGCGTTCGTCGACCTCGACGCGCTCGAACGGAACGTCGAGACGGTGCAGGACCGGGCCGCCGGGACCCGTGTCCGGGTCGCCTCGAAGTCCGTGCGGTGCCGGGAGATACTGGACCGCGTGACCGACGCCGCCGGTATCCGTGGCCTGATGTGCTACACCGGCCGCGAGGCCGCGCACCTCCACGAGCACGGCTTCGACGACCTGCTGGTGGCCTACCCCGTCCTCGACCGGGCGGAACTCGACCCGGCGGCCGACGCCGTGGCGGCAGGTGCGGACGTGACGCTGATGGTCGACTGCGACGAGCACGTCGCACGCGCGGCGGCCGCCGCACGCGACGCCGGCATCGAGTTCGACCTGTGCATCGACGTGGACATGTCGACCGAGCACCTCACGCAGTGGTTCGGCGTGAAGCGCTCGGGGGTGCGCTCGCCCGAGACGGCGCTTGACCTCGCGGCGACCATCGACACCACGGAGGGCGTCGCGCTCGCGGGTATCATGGGTTACGACGCGCAGATTGCGGGCCTCCCCGACCGCGACCCGTCGAACTCGGCCGCTCTGAACGCCGTCATCCGCCGACTCAAGGGGCGCTCGAAGCCCGAACTGCGCAAACGCCGGCAGGACGTGGCCCGCGCGCTCGACGACGAGTACGGTATCCCGCTGGTCAACGGCGGCGGCACGGGGAGCGTCGAGTTCACCGTCGCCGACCCGTGGGTGACGGAGGTGACGGTGGGGAGCGGCTTCTACGCCCCCCGGCTGTTCGACTGGTACGACCGCTTCCAGCACGAACCCGCCGCGGGCTACGCCATCGAGGTGACGCGGGAGCCCGACCCCTCTATCTACACCTGTCGTGGCGGCGGCTACGTCGCCAGCGGGCCACCGGGCGAGGACAAGGCGCCCGCGCCCGAACTCCCGGCGGGTGCCGAGTTGCTCGACGAGGAGGGTGCCGGCGAGGTCCAGACGCCCGTGCGGTACGACGGCCCGGTGGACCTGGACTACGGCGACCCCATCGTCATGCGCCACGCGAAGGCCGGCGAACTCTGCCGGTCGTTCCGCGAGCTCCATCTCGTCCGCGGGGACGAGGTGGTCGAGACGGTTCCCACGTACCGGGGTGACGAGACGTGCTTCCTGTGA
- a CDS encoding DUF6735 family protein → MSERALVAYERPDGRYNCHYAHWGATDGLDDRLTPATPFGGAEPRAEWAAGVLRDLLTATDAEAPRVASRTPDDAATAVDPAPLAVAVPLEALPDHVVYGSHEALFLVDRSFGVTAFVAVSFDLASVAAALSGIDIDPEAGGALVPVDAGTSVAALRERAAGAREALGAAIDHVDGSNRGCTPAVARAALHETLVRWVGADRLLVADGDHGRTGAGA, encoded by the coding sequence ATGAGCGAGCGTGCTCTCGTCGCCTACGAGCGCCCCGACGGTCGGTACAACTGCCACTACGCTCACTGGGGCGCGACGGACGGCCTCGACGACCGCCTGACGCCCGCGACCCCGTTCGGCGGCGCGGAGCCGCGTGCCGAGTGGGCCGCGGGCGTGCTGCGCGACCTCCTGACCGCCACCGACGCCGAGGCTCCGCGCGTGGCGAGCCGGACCCCGGATGACGCGGCGACGGCCGTCGACCCGGCGCCGCTGGCGGTCGCCGTTCCACTGGAAGCACTCCCCGACCACGTCGTCTACGGGAGCCACGAGGCGCTGTTCCTCGTGGACCGGTCGTTCGGCGTCACCGCGTTCGTCGCCGTGTCGTTCGACCTCGCGTCCGTCGCCGCGGCACTGTCCGGAATCGACATCGACCCGGAGGCGGGCGGTGCGCTGGTGCCGGTCGATGCCGGAACCTCGGTCGCGGCGCTGCGCGAGCGGGCCGCTGGGGCCCGCGAGGCGCTCGGCGCGGCCATCGACCACGTCGACGGGTCGAACCGCGGCTGTACGCCGGCCGTTGCGCGGGCCGCCCTCCACGAGACGCTCGTCCGCTGGGTCGGCGCCGACCGGCTCCTCGTCGCCGACGGTGACCACGGCCGGACCGGCGCCGGCGCCTGA
- a CDS encoding MutS-related protein encodes MRLEDYWGVGPKTAALLREELGEQRAIEAIESVDSRTLAEAGLSRGRATRILRRAAGGEGLDLLATRDARAVYRDLVELIEAYAVTESAADRVRVLTPLASREAIADRLAETMTAVESWRALDEDTRAAVLDAFDDHAGAGEVDAAETALALLDAGVSAGVFAPLAELDRDALADATRALRALGHGADADTEGTGRRVARGADDELDRLRDALGRAEDMRADADAVLEAVREEARDASEFRGALRRYVVREADVDDAVVSEALPDDATAADTFVTESLRAIVAELRERVDEREREVRADLEADLEAGREAVDTAVAAVDDVALDVSLARFAVAFDLREPELTEGETVLAVENARNLDLVAADADVQPVDYGLGPHTLDIEAPTDDRVAVLTGANSGGKTTLLETLAGVALLAHMGLPVPAERAQVTVVDRLVFHRRHASFNAGVLESTLRSVVPPVTQEGRTLLLVDEFEAITEPGSAADLLHGLLTLAVERGALGVFVTHLAEDLEPLPTPARTDGIFAEGLTTDLELEVDYQPRFGTLGRSTPEFIVSRLVAEAGDPVERQGFETLAAAVGQQAVQRTLADAEWSDEPN; translated from the coding sequence ATGCGACTGGAGGACTACTGGGGCGTCGGGCCGAAGACGGCCGCCCTGTTGCGCGAGGAACTGGGCGAGCAACGCGCCATCGAGGCCATCGAGTCGGTGGACTCGCGCACCCTCGCCGAGGCGGGGCTCTCGCGGGGGCGCGCGACCCGCATCCTCCGCCGGGCCGCGGGCGGCGAGGGGCTGGACCTGCTCGCGACGCGGGACGCCCGCGCGGTCTACCGGGACCTCGTGGAACTCATCGAGGCGTACGCCGTCACCGAGAGCGCCGCCGACCGCGTCCGGGTGCTGACCCCGCTCGCGAGCCGGGAGGCCATCGCCGACCGGCTGGCGGAGACGATGACCGCCGTCGAGTCCTGGCGGGCGCTCGACGAGGACACGCGCGCGGCCGTCCTCGACGCGTTCGACGACCACGCCGGCGCCGGCGAGGTCGACGCCGCCGAGACCGCGCTGGCGCTGCTGGACGCGGGCGTCTCTGCGGGCGTGTTCGCGCCGCTGGCCGAACTCGACCGCGACGCGCTGGCCGACGCGACGCGGGCACTCCGGGCGCTGGGCCACGGGGCGGATGCCGACACGGAGGGAACGGGCCGCCGTGTCGCGCGCGGTGCCGATGATGAACTCGACCGGCTGCGCGACGCGCTCGGGCGGGCCGAGGATATGCGCGCCGACGCCGACGCGGTCCTCGAGGCGGTCCGCGAGGAGGCCCGCGACGCCAGCGAGTTCCGCGGCGCACTCCGCCGGTACGTCGTCCGCGAGGCCGACGTCGACGACGCCGTCGTCAGCGAAGCCCTGCCCGACGACGCGACGGCTGCCGACACGTTCGTCACGGAGTCGTTGCGCGCCATCGTCGCGGAACTGCGCGAGCGCGTGGACGAGCGCGAGCGCGAGGTACGCGCGGACCTCGAAGCGGACCTCGAAGCGGGACGTGAGGCCGTCGACACGGCTGTCGCGGCCGTCGACGACGTGGCGCTCGACGTCTCGCTCGCCCGGTTCGCCGTCGCGTTCGACCTCCGGGAGCCCGAACTCACGGAGGGCGAAACCGTGCTGGCCGTCGAGAACGCCCGCAACCTCGACCTCGTGGCGGCCGACGCCGACGTCCAGCCCGTCGACTACGGGCTGGGCCCGCACACGCTCGACATCGAGGCGCCGACGGACGACCGCGTGGCGGTGCTGACGGGCGCGAACTCCGGCGGGAAGACGACGCTGCTGGAGACGCTCGCGGGCGTCGCGCTGCTGGCGCACATGGGCCTGCCCGTCCCCGCCGAGCGCGCGCAGGTGACCGTCGTCGACCGGCTGGTCTTCCACCGCCGGCACGCCTCGTTCAACGCCGGCGTCCTGGAATCGACGCTGCGCTCGGTCGTCCCACCCGTGACCCAGGAGGGGCGCACGCTCCTGCTCGTCGACGAGTTCGAGGCCATCACCGAACCCGGAAGCGCGGCCGACCTCCTCCACGGCCTGCTGACGCTCGCCGTCGAAAGAGGGGCACTGGGCGTGTTCGTGACCCACCTCGCCGAGGACCTGGAACCGCTGCCGACGCCCGCGCGCACGGACGGCATCTTCGCGGAGGGGCTGACGACGGACCTGGAACTGGAGGTCGACTACCAGCCACGGTTCGGGACGCTCGGGCGCTCGACGCCGGAGTTCATCGTCTCGCGGCTGGTCGCGGAGGCCGGCGACCCCGTCGAGCGCCAGGGCTTCGAGACGCTCGCCGCGGCGGTGGGCCAGCAGGCCGTCCAGCGGACGCTCGCGGACGCGGAGTGGAGTGACGAGCCGAATTAG
- a CDS encoding glycerophosphodiester phosphodiesterase — protein sequence MPSPTLVAHRGFAGSLPQNTSCAVRRAGARPETGMVEVDVQPAADGTPVVIHDSHLGTAGDGGPGLTDAEGVVWETPLAEVTAAEVLGSGETVPTLAAVVDACPDDVRLNVELKNPGTFDIRPGVDLDGDDLAARRETWRPFVERVLDDGAEADVLFSSFCEAALAVAGDLGDHPTAALCFTNVDDAVAVARRHDCAAFHPPLETLLADDPRRDPWADPGGSGDAGDAAGVPDTRDAVLDAAAAHGWAVNAWTVREWHEAARLAALGVDGLIADHPSVLLGLGDDSEN from the coding sequence ATGCCCAGCCCCACGCTCGTCGCCCACCGCGGCTTCGCCGGGAGCCTCCCACAGAACACCTCGTGCGCCGTCAGGCGGGCCGGCGCTCGCCCGGAGACGGGGATGGTCGAGGTGGACGTCCAGCCCGCTGCCGACGGGACGCCGGTCGTCATCCACGACAGCCACCTCGGGACCGCCGGCGACGGCGGCCCGGGACTCACCGACGCCGAGGGTGTCGTCTGGGAGACACCGCTCGCGGAGGTGACGGCCGCCGAGGTGCTGGGGTCGGGTGAGACGGTCCCGACGCTGGCAGCCGTCGTCGACGCCTGTCCCGACGACGTGCGCCTCAACGTGGAGCTGAAGAACCCCGGCACGTTCGACATCCGCCCGGGGGTGGACCTGGACGGCGACGACCTCGCCGCCCGGCGCGAGACCTGGCGGCCGTTCGTCGAGCGCGTGCTGGACGACGGTGCGGAAGCGGACGTCCTGTTCTCCTCGTTCTGCGAGGCCGCACTCGCGGTCGCGGGGGACCTCGGCGACCACCCGACGGCCGCGCTCTGTTTCACGAACGTCGACGACGCCGTCGCGGTGGCGCGGCGACACGACTGCGCGGCCTTCCACCCGCCGCTGGAGACGCTCCTGGCGGACGACCCGCGCCGGGACCCGTGGGCCGACCCCGGCGGTTCCGGCGACGCTGGCGACGCCGCGGGCGTACCGGACACCCGCGACGCGGTGCTGGACGCGGCGGCCGCCCACGGCTGGGCTGTCAACGCCTGGACCGTCCGCGAGTGGCACGAGGCCGCGCGGCTGGCGGCGCTGGGCGTCGACGGACTCATCGCGGACCACCCGTCGGTGCTGCTGGGGCTGGGAGACGACTCCGAGAACTGA
- the nucS gene encoding endonuclease NucS produces MSGRGVETVVAPTAADALAVCERALARDAMLTVFGRCSVEYEGRASSSLGPGDRLLVCKPDGSVLVHTDEGQQPVNWQPPGCTVEPSLVAAGDDPEGDAAAGGDPEGDAADVEREPRLRVRSERTTPAERIEVTFDRVAQVSAYDAVDPEELALTGTEADLRERILADPALVEPGFTPLATERQTPAGAVDIYGEDADGRTVVLELKRRRVGPDAVGQLSRYVDALRRDLHEDAEIRGVLVAPSVTDRARQLLAEEGLEFVSLEPPDNS; encoded by the coding sequence GTGAGCGGCCGCGGGGTCGAGACGGTCGTCGCGCCCACGGCCGCGGATGCGCTCGCGGTCTGTGAGCGCGCGCTCGCCCGGGACGCGATGCTGACGGTGTTCGGCCGGTGCAGCGTCGAGTACGAGGGCCGCGCGAGTTCCTCGCTCGGCCCCGGCGACCGCCTGCTCGTCTGCAAGCCCGACGGGAGCGTCCTCGTCCACACGGACGAGGGGCAACAGCCCGTGAACTGGCAGCCGCCCGGCTGTACCGTCGAGCCGTCGCTGGTCGCGGCCGGCGACGACCCGGAGGGGGATGCGGCGGCCGGCGGCGACCCGGAGGGGGACGCCGCCGACGTCGAGCGCGAGCCACGCCTGCGCGTCCGGAGCGAGCGCACCACTCCGGCCGAGCGCATCGAGGTGACCTTCGACCGCGTCGCGCAGGTGTCGGCCTACGACGCGGTCGACCCGGAGGAACTCGCGCTGACGGGGACCGAGGCGGACCTCCGCGAGCGCATCCTCGCGGACCCGGCCCTCGTCGAGCCGGGGTTCACGCCGCTCGCGACCGAGCGACAGACGCCCGCGGGCGCCGTCGACATCTACGGCGAGGACGCCGACGGCCGGACGGTGGTGCTCGAGCTGAAACGCCGGCGCGTGGGGCCGGACGCGGTGGGCCAGCTCTCGCGCTACGTGGATGCACTTCGACGTGACCTGCACGAGGATGCCGAGATTCGCGGCGTGCTGGTCGCGCCCTCCGTGACCGACCGGGCGCGGCAGTTGCTGGCCGAGGAGGGACTGGAGTTCGTCTCCCTCGAACCGCCGGATAACTCGTAA
- a CDS encoding D-arabinono-1,4-lactone oxidase yields the protein MMEWSNWSGSATCQPSSVHYPRTLADIQRALRAAGPEDTVRVVGAGHSFPPVATSDDVLLSLEEYTGLVDVDPDAGTVTVRAGTSLHDLNRALAEHDLAMENLGDIDRQSVAGALATGTHGTGDEFGVIASTVEQLRLVTADGGTRELTPDDGDAFRAACVSLGTLGVVTEVTLSVRPAYKLAEHNFTAPIDEVLDDVDRYRAEHDHFEFWWFPHTGTAWVKTLNEVDPDTPDEPTPAYEERLENLAWEGICRLGTALPRAATPYLNRATVATFDEHHAVGPSHEVYATERDVRFNESEFGVPLEDAVEAFRDLRETVLEHRVQFPVEFRTVAGDDLPISPAYGRDSVFLACHTFHRKPYREFLEDCAATLEPYDARPHWGKHHWYDADRFAELYPEWETFQRAREEFDPEGQFLNDHLAEVFGAGDVAGTEERAPATDD from the coding sequence ATGATGGAGTGGTCCAACTGGTCCGGCAGCGCGACCTGCCAGCCCTCGTCGGTCCACTACCCGCGGACGCTGGCCGACATCCAGCGCGCGCTCCGGGCGGCCGGACCCGAGGACACCGTCCGCGTCGTCGGCGCGGGCCACTCCTTCCCGCCGGTCGCCACCAGCGACGACGTCCTGCTCTCGCTGGAGGAGTACACCGGCCTCGTCGACGTGGACCCCGACGCCGGGACCGTGACAGTCCGGGCGGGGACGAGCCTCCACGACCTGAACCGCGCGCTCGCCGAGCACGACCTCGCGATGGAGAACCTGGGCGACATCGACAGGCAGTCCGTCGCCGGCGCGCTCGCCACCGGCACGCACGGCACCGGCGACGAGTTCGGCGTCATCGCGTCGACGGTCGAACAGCTCCGGCTCGTCACCGCGGACGGCGGCACCCGCGAACTCACCCCCGACGATGGGGATGCGTTCCGCGCGGCCTGTGTCTCGCTGGGCACGCTCGGCGTCGTCACGGAGGTGACGCTGTCGGTGCGGCCGGCGTACAAACTCGCCGAGCACAACTTCACCGCGCCCATCGACGAGGTGCTCGACGACGTGGACCGCTACCGCGCCGAGCACGACCACTTCGAGTTCTGGTGGTTCCCACACACGGGGACGGCGTGGGTGAAGACGCTGAACGAGGTCGACCCGGACACGCCGGACGAGCCCACGCCCGCGTACGAGGAGCGCCTCGAGAACCTCGCCTGGGAGGGTATCTGTCGCCTCGGCACGGCGCTCCCCCGGGCCGCGACGCCGTACCTCAATCGTGCCACCGTCGCGACGTTCGACGAGCACCACGCCGTCGGGCCCTCGCACGAGGTGTACGCGACCGAGCGCGACGTGCGCTTCAACGAGAGCGAGTTCGGCGTCCCGCTCGAGGACGCGGTCGAGGCCTTCCGAGACCTCCGCGAGACCGTCCTCGAGCATCGGGTCCAGTTCCCCGTCGAGTTCCGCACCGTCGCTGGTGACGACCTGCCCATCTCCCCGGCGTACGGCCGCGATTCGGTGTTCCTGGCCTGTCACACCTTCCACCGGAAGCCGTACCGCGAGTTCCTGGAGGACTGCGCCGCGACGCTGGAGCCGTACGACGCCCGGCCCCACTGGGGGAAGCACCACTGGTACGACGCCGACCGCTTCGCCGAGCTGTATCCGGAGTGGGAGACGTTCCAGCGCGCCCGTGAGGAGTTCGACCCGGAGGGCCAGTTCCTCAACGACCACCTCGCCGAGGTGTTCGGTGCCGGGGATGTCGCGGGCACCGAGGAGCGTGCGCCCGCCACGGACGACTGA